A genomic segment from Vidua macroura isolate BioBank_ID:100142 chromosome Z, ASM2450914v1, whole genome shotgun sequence encodes:
- the DHFR gene encoding dihydrofolate reductase isoform X3 — translation MARSLNSIVAVSQNMGIGKDGRLPWPPLRNEYKYFQRMTSTSRVEGKQNAVIMGKKTWFSIPEKNRPLKDRINIVLSRELKETPKGAHYLSKSLDDALALLDSPELQSKVDMVWIVGGTSVYKAAMEKPIHHRLFVTRILKEFESDTFFPEIDHKDYKLLTEYPGVPADIQEENGIQYKFEVYEKTVVAQ, via the exons ATGGCGCGCTCGCTCAACTCCATCGTGGCCGTCAGCCAGAACATGGGCATCGGCAAGGACGGGCGGCTGCCCTGGCCGCCGCTGAG GAACGAGTACAAGTACTTCCAGAGAATGACGAGCACGTCCCGCGTGGAAG GTAAACAGAATGCAGTGATCATGGGTAAAAAAACGTGGTTCTCCATTCCTGAGAAGAACCGTCCTTTAAAAGACAGAATTAATATTGTGCTCAGCAGGGAGCTCAA GGAAACCCCGAAAGGAGCACATTATCTTTCCAAAAGTCTGGATGATGCTCTAGCTCTTTTGGATTCACCAGAGTTACAAAGTAAAGTAGACATGGTTTGGATCGTGGGAGGCACTTCAGTGTACAAG GCAGCAATGGAGAAGCCAATTCATCATCGATTGTTTGTGACAAGAATCTTGAAAGAGTTTGAAAGTGAcacattttttccagaaatagaCCATAAAGACTACAAGCTTCTAACAGA GTACCCAGGGGTTCCTGCTGATATCCAAGAAGAGAATGGAATCCAGTACAAATTTGAAGTGTATGAAAAAACTGTTGTGGCACAATAA
- the DHFR gene encoding dihydrofolate reductase isoform X2 — protein MTSTSRVEGKQNAVIMGKKTWFSIPEKNRPLKDRINIVLSRELKETPKGAHYLSKSLDDALALLDSPELQSKVDMVWIVGGTSVYKAAMEKPIHHRLFVTRILKEFESDTFFPEIDHKDYKLLTELHPTGTEEQQKFRHLPQEPGRTRPVLLLRLLFWPSTGYRPAGEEIESMRSETLLRGPRNGLAGSREGQAGAGKKDAGQTRWVGRMSHLLQLQSIVNYSVLI, from the exons ATGACGAGCACGTCCCGCGTGGAAG GTAAACAGAATGCAGTGATCATGGGTAAAAAAACGTGGTTCTCCATTCCTGAGAAGAACCGTCCTTTAAAAGACAGAATTAATATTGTGCTCAGCAGGGAGCTCAA GGAAACCCCGAAAGGAGCACATTATCTTTCCAAAAGTCTGGATGATGCTCTAGCTCTTTTGGATTCACCAGAGTTACAAAGTAAAGTAGACATGGTTTGGATCGTGGGAGGCACTTCAGTGTACAAG GCAGCAATGGAGAAGCCAATTCATCATCGATTGTTTGTGACAAGAATCTTGAAAGAGTTTGAAAGTGAcacattttttccagaaatagaCCATAAAGACTACAAGCTTCTAACAGA ATTACATCCAACAGgcactgaggagcagcagaaattcAGACACCTGCCTCAAGAACCAGGGAGGACCAGACCTGTTCTCCTCCTGCGGCTCCTGTTTTGGCCCTCAACTGGTTACAGACCAGCAGGGGAAGAAATAGAAAGTATGAGGAGTGAAACTCTCCTCAGGGGGCCCAGGAATGGATTAGCTGGCTCTAGGGAAGgacaggcaggggcagggaagAAGGATGCAGGACAGACAAGGTGGGTGGGGAGGATGAGTCACCTTCTCCAACTCCAATCTATTGTGAACTACTCTGTGCTCATTTGA
- the DHFR gene encoding dihydrofolate reductase isoform X1: protein MARSLNSIVAVSQNMGIGKDGRLPWPPLRNEYKYFQRMTSTSRVEGKQNAVIMGKKTWFSIPEKNRPLKDRINIVLSRELKETPKGAHYLSKSLDDALALLDSPELQSKVDMVWIVGGTSVYKAAMEKPIHHRLFVTRILKEFESDTFFPEIDHKDYKLLTELHPTGTEEQQKFRHLPQEPGRTRPVLLLRLLFWPSTGYRPAGEEIESMRSETLLRGPRNGLAGSREGQAGAGKKDAGQTRWVGRMSHLLQLQSIVNYSVLI, encoded by the exons ATGGCGCGCTCGCTCAACTCCATCGTGGCCGTCAGCCAGAACATGGGCATCGGCAAGGACGGGCGGCTGCCCTGGCCGCCGCTGAG GAACGAGTACAAGTACTTCCAGAGAATGACGAGCACGTCCCGCGTGGAAG GTAAACAGAATGCAGTGATCATGGGTAAAAAAACGTGGTTCTCCATTCCTGAGAAGAACCGTCCTTTAAAAGACAGAATTAATATTGTGCTCAGCAGGGAGCTCAA GGAAACCCCGAAAGGAGCACATTATCTTTCCAAAAGTCTGGATGATGCTCTAGCTCTTTTGGATTCACCAGAGTTACAAAGTAAAGTAGACATGGTTTGGATCGTGGGAGGCACTTCAGTGTACAAG GCAGCAATGGAGAAGCCAATTCATCATCGATTGTTTGTGACAAGAATCTTGAAAGAGTTTGAAAGTGAcacattttttccagaaatagaCCATAAAGACTACAAGCTTCTAACAGA ATTACATCCAACAGgcactgaggagcagcagaaattcAGACACCTGCCTCAAGAACCAGGGAGGACCAGACCTGTTCTCCTCCTGCGGCTCCTGTTTTGGCCCTCAACTGGTTACAGACCAGCAGGGGAAGAAATAGAAAGTATGAGGAGTGAAACTCTCCTCAGGGGGCCCAGGAATGGATTAGCTGGCTCTAGGGAAGgacaggcaggggcagggaagAAGGATGCAGGACAGACAAGGTGGGTGGGGAGGATGAGTCACCTTCTCCAACTCCAATCTATTGTGAACTACTCTGTGCTCATTTGA